A single region of the Geobacillus subterraneus genome encodes:
- a CDS encoding cyclase family protein: protein MNMYDVTAPIYEGMPVYKNKPEKQPKRTTVTNGYVTESRIDMDVHTGTHIDAPLHMVEGGATFETIPLDRLVGPCKLFDLTHVNDRITKDDIAHLDIQEGDFVLFKTKNSFEDAFNFEFIFVAEDAARYLAAKPIRGVGIDALGIERAQEGHPTHKTLFSAGVIVIEGLRLKDVPPGSYFMVAAPLKLVGTDAAPARVLLFDREP from the coding sequence ATGAACATGTACGATGTCACCGCCCCGATTTACGAAGGGATGCCGGTTTACAAAAACAAACCGGAAAAACAGCCGAAGCGCACAACGGTGACGAACGGCTATGTAACGGAATCGCGCATTGACATGGACGTGCACACCGGCACGCACATTGACGCCCCTCTTCATATGGTTGAAGGCGGCGCGACATTTGAAACGATTCCGCTTGACCGCCTCGTCGGCCCGTGCAAACTGTTTGATTTGACGCATGTCAACGACCGAATCACGAAAGACGACATCGCCCATCTGGACATTCAGGAAGGCGACTTCGTTTTGTTCAAAACGAAAAATTCGTTTGAGGATGCGTTCAATTTCGAGTTTATTTTCGTCGCCGAAGACGCGGCCCGCTATTTGGCCGCCAAACCAATCCGCGGCGTCGGCATCGACGCGCTCGGCATCGAACGGGCGCAAGAAGGCCACCCGACCCATAAAACACTGTTTTCGGCCGGCGTCATCGTCATCGAAGGGCTGCGCTTAAAAGACGTCCCGCCAGGCTCGTACTTCATGGTCGCCGCCCCGCTCAAACTCGTCGGCA